In Juglans regia cultivar Chandler chromosome 13, Walnut 2.0, whole genome shotgun sequence, the DNA window TCAGGAAGAGTGAGATCTTCGGGTACTGAGAAGTGAGGGGACTGAGGAGACTCTATatctaccgattctccattTTCGACctcttcatttccttcattttctggTTCTTCATTTACCAATTCTGCATCATGTTCATTTTCAGCCTCTTCATGTCTTGGTTCCTCATTTAATACTGCACATTCTGCATGTTCATTTTCTGGTGGTGATGCATCGTGCAGTTCAACCCCTCTGTTCTCAGTTCTATACTCACCCGCAGGAGCCATCCACCAATTTGGCTCTTCTCCATGAGTCTCCCTCTGAAGGGAAGAATTGGGTACCAGTGAAGAATAAAAATTCTCGGACTCAAGGAAAGTGACATCCATGGTGATATACGTCCGGTTGGTAGTGGGATCATAGCACCGGAAGCCTTTTTATGTGAACCATATCCCAAAAATAAGCATCTAACAGCACAAGGGTCCAATTTGGTACGTTGATTCTTGTGGAGGTGAACAAAGGCAACACAGCCGAAAATTCTAGGAGGAAGCATCAATATGGAAGGGAGGGAGATATGAGTAGAGAGAACCTGTAAGGGAGTTTTAAAGTGTAGAATCTTAGAAGGTATACGGTTGATTAAGTAAACGGCTGTAGCCACAGCATCTCCCCAATGGCAAGTCGGCACCATTGCTCCAAGGAGTAAAGCGCGGGAAGTTTCCAGaatgtgtttatttttcctCTCGGCGAcatcattttgttgtggtgtctGGGAGCATGAGATTTCATGGAGGAGACCATGTTGTTGGAAGTAGGCCTGAAATTTTTGGTTGATGAATTCGCCACCATTATCGGAACGAAGAATTTTTATCTTGGAAGAGAATTGAGTCTGAATCATGGCATGAAATGcttgaaaaatagtgaaaactTCAGCTTTGGTTTTCAACTGATAAAGCCATGTCATCTTAGTGCAATCgtcaacaaaaattacaaactaacgGTAACTAGCAGCAGTAGTTATCGGAGATGGTTCCCATACATCCGAGTGTATCAAGGCAAAAAGGGCATTAGTTTTATTCAAGCTAATTGGGTAAGAAACACGTTGGCTTTTAACCTTGATACATGTATCACATTTAAAATCTATAGGCTGCAAACTGGAAAATAAGTCTGGGAGTAGGTGCCGGAGGTAGCCAAAGGAGGGGTGCCCCAAGCGCCTATGCCAAAGCCAAATTTGCCGTTCTTGATTACTGGGTTGATGGTGCGTGTGATATGCTCGGCCTGGGTCGAAGTCATCCAAGTAATACAGTCCCCCCCTCTTAGTACCACGCCCAATAATCTCCTTGCTGAGAACATCCTGGAGAAGACAAAAAGTAGAGTATATCAGTACTACACAATTAAGTTCTTCAGTAACTTGACTCACATATATCAGCTTattagagagagatggaacAAGAAGTGTGTGAGCTAAAGAGAGATAAGGGGATAGAGGCACGGTTCCAGCCCCCGTGACTGGATAAGTTGCCCCATTGGCATTGGCAATGCAGGTCCTCTTTGGCACAGTTGTGTTAGAGAAGTCATTCAGATCAAATGTCATATGGTCCGTCGCCCCGGAGTCAATAATCCAGTCATCATCATTTCGAGCAGTCGAGGTACAAAAAGCTTGACCATAATTACCTTGATCCGGGCTTGGAGTGGAATGTTCGGCTACAGGAATAAGGGATAAGTGAGAATCAGCAGTAGCCACTGCTGCTCGACCTGGGACATTTTCAATTGCAAGAGTATCACGTTTCTTGCGTGCTTGTAATTCATGCCACCAATCCGGGTAGCCATGTAGTTTGAAACAGGTGTCCCTAGTATGTTTTGTACTCCCACAGTGAGTTCACTTATTTCCATCGAAATGACCCTTAGATCGTGAGTATGATCTAGACTTTAGCAAAGGTTGGGCCTGACCAGATTTCACGCATTTGATGGCCATAACAGCACCACTAGCCACTGCCTTTGCTCCCGAGACCATCACTGATTGGCGGAGATCTTCCCTTCGGACGTGAGCATACGCCTGCTCAATGGAAGGGAAAGGTTTCGTGTGTAGAACATCACTTCGAACATGATCCAGGCGATCATCTAGTCCATCAAGGAAGGTGTACACTCGCTCCTCCTGTAGAATTGAGTTGTAGCTCTGGATGTCTTTTGCACATTCCATGGGGTTCAGACGACGAAAGTCGATTTCTCGCCACACACCTTGTAAATTGttatagtatttttctataGATCCACCTGCTTGTTTCATGCGAGATATACGACGTTTGAGATCGTATACTTGCGAGGTGTCagttccataaaaaaaatgttatggcAGCAGTATCCCATACCTGCTTAGCCGTTGGGTAGCGAATAAAATTCACAACCAAGGAGTAGTCCATAGAGTTGACCAACCATCTTTTCACCATGGCATTCTCAGTGCGCCACCTACGAAAGGAGGAGTCAGTTTCTGGTGGTGGGGGGTAGTCTCCATTGATATATCCCAGTTTGTCTTTTCTAGAGATGTACATCTCAACAACTTGGGACCATAAACCATAGTTAGAACCATCCAACTTTATGCTGATTGGAATCAGCGGGGAATCAGCCGTGGGTAATGAGGAGGTTTGAGCCCTTGTCAAGACCTATGTCATTTTTTATGTCAGATTATCGAGGATAGTTTCAGTAGAATTAGCCATGGATGTCGAGCAAGAATTTGGACCCCTGCCTGTTCAAGAAGCAAGGAACCCAAGAtcatgctctgataccatgtcaaacgTAACACTTTCTACTTTTATTCCGTAAAAGCAGAGTACAAGATATAGCAAATATATGAAGCTATTTTAGGAAGCTATTTACGTCTGTACAACATCTAAAATCATGTTTGACCCTTAAGCGAAGGGATTCTTAATTCATAGCAGCTAATTACAAGACTCACGCCTACATTAGATGACTCACGCCTACATTCAACACCAAAAGGGCCGCCAGAGACCTCGGAGAAGATTAGGAAAACAAGAGGTATAATTGAAACCTTTTGAAAATTATTCAACTTGGGAGATGATCCTTCACCCAAACGGCGGTATTATGCTCCATCCTAGAAGTTTGCTAGCTTAATGAATTTTTCTGTGTATGCATAActtcaaatatttaagagtCTCTTGACGACAATAGTTTTGAAAGCTCACTCATCAAGTAAAATACAAGTAATGGCTCGCTCTGTATCTTGTTTATGCTTACAACTTACAAGGTTCTACTCAAGCGAGGTGCTCGTGAACAGCTCAGACTTCGCTAATGAAGTCATTAAACCACTTAAATGAACCGAGCTCAACATTAATACCAATTTGGATCATTCAACAGGCAATCTTGAACAAGgccaacctaaaaaaaaaagagtgctGCATATTAGTTATAAATGAATTCGCATTTCCTGAGCTCTGTGCGTGcgctattagttataaacttatatgcTTCTTATACTTGCTTCATCGCTCATACAAAaagactgttaaaaaaaaaaaaaaaacaagaacaagaaaagagaACAACTTGGCAAATCTTTACAATAAGACGAAGGATGAAGCAATCACGCTGCAGGAGTTTATCGATGAATCCTGAAGGTACTAGCAAGTGATGGGGGTTTCATCCATATACCAGAAAACAAAAGTCGTAGCAGAGATAATGATAACAGTGAAACTTACGGAGATATTACCTcttgttagtaattaataatCCCAGATTCAGACAAACCCATAAGGCCATAGCGATCGATTTGATTCAATTGTAATGcattaaaagaagaagaagataatacGAGCACATAAAACATGAGCGAGGGCTGGGAAAAGCTGCAGCGGTTGGGTAGCGATGTGTCACGACATTTACAGAGGTGGCTGGATCAGCGGGCTGCCACGCGTCATATTAGgatttagaaatattttagtcaaagaaaaaactcataaaaagattttagcATCCCTTACCTTTCTAGTAATATAATTGATAATCCTTACCgttcagttatttttttcctttctattatttgaatctagattataaattttagaatatgaagttcttatataattttaaaataaataaattcaatcaatcaacataattatgtatattaattcaaaataaatttaattttataaaaattaaaccaAAGAGTAAGAGaatgttaatttaatttatttttaattaaattacatgattacgtcagttaattgaatttattttcttctagattatACAAGAAtatcatattttgaaatttttaattcaaatttaaagagaaaaagaaaaaaaaatagctaaataataaaataataataaaagaagtgtAAGTGTCATTACTCTTTCTGGTATGGTGCTGCTGTTTAGTACATTAATTTGTCCCCTCAAGTGTATTCTTAGtacattttgaatttttttatatttattttaaatgttaaaaatatacaatttattagtgataatttttttaaatatctaaaaataaataaatacattatcGACACATTTGAGGAGGCAAATTGAAGGAAcaacttagatttttttttctagtataTTGCTTTCTTTCGTAAGACGATTGTGAATGAGAGGTAGATCGcttgagttttaatttcttgttactttaattaataattagaaaatataaaagaaaatatacataCAAATGCACTGACGATAATTTAAATGGTACGTTTGGGAGAgtataatttaaatgataagaatacttttttttttaagataacccaaatttataaaacttaccCCCTAAAATTACGTCTGGCGttggttttttgaaaaaaatgctGACAGCCGCTTAATTCCTGTTGTtagataaaaacatttttttaatagaacttTGTTACTCTCTACGCacactatatactatatttttttattatttataaaaaaattttattctttttaaaataattaaatttttatacccATTAttcatacatcatatatttaataaataaataaataaaaataataggtagtatgcaataatgaatgaaaaattatactcatcatcttcatattatatatcacatataatttttttaattttaaattttttttcttattaagtaagtggtatatagattatgaatagaataatttaattagtttaaaaataataaaatcaaaaaaattaaaaaatataaaaaatataaaaataagcgTAACGTATGTTATGTAAGTAATAAAACTCAAGATAATAGAATTGTTTTTTCTAATAACCCAAAAActataataagaaaaagaaagtagaaacaCACTCCAAGTCGTAGACTCATAGTAGCTAAGGAACTCACGCGCTCAATTCTTCCGCTAAGGAGAAGACAAGTGTAGTCTCCATATTGCACCCCAGTAATCACATATACCACGCGCTTTAAAAGGCGTGGACCCACGCAGCACACAACCCATTGCCTCTCCCTCCCGAGATGACTCCCGCTTCCAAAACTCTCTTCTAAACCCGGAAAACACACACAGCCGTGGGTTCAAAAATACACTCCTATCCGTCGGCTCTGTCTCTATCTCAAAATCTCTTCGAAATTCGTATCTAAAACAAAACCGAAAACGACGAGTAGAAGAAAAAGGAATACCCATTGAGATACAAACCATGGAAACGCCTACAATCAAGCACCCAAATCTGAACCAAACGGCAAAAGTACTTGATTTGCCTTTGAAATCCCACACCAACTCACACTCTCATTCTCCGAGCTTTCTCCAGCACAACGGCTTCAACTCCTCCGAGCTCCCAATCTCCGACATAGAGATGATAGCCATACAGTCCATGGAGTACACGAGTCTCAAGGACCTGTTGCCGCTGTCGAGCTTGTCACCGACAAACAACTCGAGCTGGTACGACGAGATCCCGATCAAGAATCCGCTGGTCAAGCACGCGGCTCTGGCTTATCTCCAGCCTATGTCGACGCCTCGGGAGGCAGGGGACAAGGGCTTCTTCGGGAGGCTCAGGGAGCAATATTGCTCTTGCGAGGGCGGTTGCTTATGGTGGCTCGGCTACGTCGTTTCGATAATTAAGGAAGCTTTTcgtgagagaagagagattctGTATTATGCTGATGATGAAGGGGAAGAAGACgaggatgatgatgacgatgatgagaAGGTTGACtgagacagagagacagagagtgcAGAGATGCTTTTTTGCAACCATGGAGGTTTGACCGGTAGATAAGAATTAGGAATTTCTTCAATTTGTGAAtagattttctttctctttttttaataacaataaaataattaatatttttatataatttctcttatacttTTTGCCTTTTGGGCGGTTGATTTATGTTTGTCATACAGGATTAGAGATTGTGTccaaacaattaaaatatatggaACTCTATGGATTCGTGGCGGagagttgaatttttttgctATATTATATGGccctttttttcaatttttttgtttaatcataTGATTATCGTTTCTCGAAAGTTTGTTCAGCGGCTAAGGCTACGTTAAGTGAgctgaattttttataaataataatgagttgagcaTGTAAAATAAGttatgtgaaatttatttaaaatgaattcagatgtatttaaatattaagatgtgtttattattatttatgagaaattgaaaaagattgtaggttcacgtataaagatgtgttgaattgaaaaaaatttatggatcTCACGCGTAAggaagttttgaattgagataaatttaataatttgagagttgaatatttaaatgttagattcaatttaaaattaaactaaattgaATTGATCTCAACTGAATCCTATATAGCCTAACACatctaatgatttttttattattatattgaaagaagaataagataaGTTCAAAATCAGTTTGTtcttttggagaaaaaaaaaaaaagctgcatcttgacacttgaatgaatttttGCACGTTCAACTTTCAAGTGTTGTTAACGATTGCAAAGTCAATTTGATAGGACTACATCAATGATGataatccataaaaattttattattggttGAGATAAGAACATAGCAAGCATTACTGTTCTCTTTTCAAATAGTATCATCCAAGGCATAAACTAGGATCCCCATCTTAATTGCAAGCATAGTTATAAGGATTGTTTTTAATCATATATCTAATTCccaaaatttgattatgtttgggagttaattactaacaaaaatattaggtttcgatgaattttataaattttttgctTTCAAACATAATTTCCACCGGTAAGGAAGCATGCGATTTAGGACATTCTATTCTACTCTCACCTTAAAGTCATCTGTGGAATCTGGATAGGCCCCGTCATCCATGAATACgacatttcttcaccacttcccCCATTTTTAGTGTCTTTCCGACGCCCCCTCGAGCGCGTGAATACAAGTTGAGTCAGTGACCAGTATTACTGTGACCGCACGTTACGAGGGGATTCAGGGGAACGTTCGTGTTAAACTTACCTGCTCTGAAAGTCAAATTCACACATATTTTTTCTGAAATTCCACTGCATTTCTTGTGCTCTAAGATTTAAGTTTAATCACGCTCACGCATACAAAATTTCTTTGTCACGCCTTGATTGACTCCCCCCCCATTTGTTTAGTGACCTGATGCTAGCTTTCACACCTAGGCTCAGAGTGACAAGAATTATATGACTCATCTGGTTCTTAAATAAAACAccaaaggaaaaggaaaaataaagacTCCAGACCTCTTTTTTATCCTTAAGTTGCATATTTCGATTTATGAACTTCGAATAAATTCAGcaattatattctccataacTAAAATGTATAACTATTTCAAGTAATATATACATTGACtggtggaaaagaaaatatacattGTCAGCTAGAACTTCTGTCTCATTATGCTATTACAACACATCTATGGACTCTAACTGGTCATGTATCTCTAGTTTCCCAGTTTTTTCAGAAACTGCAGTCGCCACTCATTTAAGGGGGAAACACAAAACTGCAGTCACCAATAATCCTTACACGAGCAATGCCCATCTCTGAAGTGGTGAAAGACCTTAGAGTCCCCCACAATTATTTCTCTCCTAGTAAACTCTGAAATCTTCTTTGCAGCACTGTGGCAAGCTTCACATATTCTAGTGTTCTTTCTTACAAGAACAGGGCTTCCCAACTTAGTAGATATCAAGCCAAAAGCAATAGCCAGTCTTACGCTGTGTTTCTGTGATGAGTTTGCTCTTCTCTTTCCCAATTCTGATGGTCTGAACTTGCTAACACTGTGAACATAAATGTCTTCTCCTATCTTCCTCGTGATTGTATCTAATACGTCATAAATCATGTTTGTTTCAGCATGGGACTTGTCTTCGTTGATGAATCTGCAAGTTTTACCATTGTTTTCGACCACACTGCATGCCTTCGTCCTCTCCAAACCTTCTTTTATCATATGAATTTTAATTCTCTCTACATCTCCCCACCTTCCAGCTTCAGCATACATATTAGAAAGCAAGACATAGCATCCAGTATTATCATGCTCTAGGGATAGTATATGCTTAGCAGCAAGTTCAGCTAATTCTATGTTTCCATTGTTTCTGCTTGCAGTCAGCAATGATCCCCATATCCTGGCTGTGGGGGCCAAAGGAATTTCTGCAATGAATCTCTTGGCTAGCTCAAGATTGCTGGTGCGGCCAATAAGATCAATCATACAGCCATAATGCTCTATTCCAGGATCGATATTGTAGTCCCTCTTCATCGAATTATAGTATTCCCACCCTTCATCAACCATACCAGAAATGCTACAAGATGATAGCAGGGAAACAAAGGTGCTTTCATTGGGTTTGAAGCCATTCTCCTTCATCTTAGAGAACAACTGAACAGAAAATTTCCCAAACCCATGAATGGCATGTGCCATAATGACCGTATTCCATGAAACCACATCCTTATACAACATGCGATCAAAAACTTCTCTTGCAGTCCCTAAATCCCCACATTTAGCATACATgtaaacaattgaattcaagatGAAGGTATTGGTACCAAGCTCTGatttaatgataaaatcatGGATTTGCTTCCCTTCTCTCAATGAGGCTAATTCAGAAAAGGTTGGTAGAATGCTTGCAAATGTAAATGCATCTAATTTAAAAGGCTGGTTCCAAATACCTCGAAATAGACCCAAGGCCTCATTGTTCCAACCATTCTGTACATAAGCAGCGAGCATGGCATTCCATGATATAAGGTTACTTCCAGTCATCTGACCAAATACACGTTCTGCCAGATTCAACGCTCCGCATTCTCCATACATGACAACTAAAGCGGTTTCCAAGACTGAATGAGGAAGAAGACCTTTTCTAAGGGCATAGCCATGGACAGATTTACCCTGTAACTGTGCACAAGAGGGGAGCACATTTATCATTGTGATTACATCAGGATTCAAGCCATCGGCATCTTGCAGCCCTTTCAAGcaagaaaatgaatcaaaaGGACAAAAATTTCGTGCATAGCCTCCTATCATTGCATTCCAAGCCACAATGTTTCTCGGAGAAATCCTGTCAAACAACCTCTCTGCATAATCCATCCTACCACATTTGCCATACATGTCAATAAGTGATGTCTGAACCATGTAATCCAATTCAAAACCACACCTGAGCACTCGGCAGTGAATTTCCTTCCCACTTTGAAGACAACAATCAAGAGAACAAGCACCAAGTGCGCTGATCATGCTAATTCTGTCAGGTTTCATTCCAAGTGCCTGCATTTCAAAGAAACAAACCAATGAGCTCCAACCATTCCCAACAGCAACATATCCGCTAATCATAGAGTTCCAAGATACCAAGTCTCTAACTGGCATTTCACCAAACACCCTCTCTGCAAGCTCAATATATCCCATCTTCGCAAACATACTAATAAGTGAATTACAAACGTAAACATCCAAATCCATCCCGATCTTAATGATATTTGCGTGAACTTTCTGCCCTTCCATCAAGGACAACAATCCTGTACACGCCTTGATAACAAACGGATAAGTGAAATTATCAGCTCGAACACCTTCATATCCCATTCTACAATAAACATTAATTGCCTCTCTAAAAAAACCATTATTGGTGAACCCTTTAATCATAACATTCCAGATATACGTATCGAGATGGTTCATTTTCTCAAACAGGTAGAGAGCATGTTCAATATACCCAGCGTCAACGAAATGAGAAAGAGCCCGTGTGAGCGAAAGAGTGCGTGGTTCAACCAAACCCTTTACATTATTCGATCGATTCCTATCAAACGAAGCTGTTTTGGAGATTTTTGGGTTGTTTACAAGCCCGGGTTTCCAGTTTGTTTTCATCGTTTCGACTTGTTTACGCGAAACATCTTCGGGTGCGTTGGAGTTGTAGAAGTGGGCATGAGCAAGCGTTATTGCCATTGTCAGCTTGGGGGGGGTGTCGGGGTCGCTTTGAACTTTAAGTTCAGGATAAGTAGCCGTTGAAAACCAAGGATTTTTGCTTCTCTACAAGAATGACAATTTGATACAGTCCATGACGTCGTCGTCTCTGCgcgttttatttttcttggccGGTGTTTTGAGCGTTCTAAACTTCTAAGCTTTTACGtccattaaaatataatatgctatatatCAAATTCTCGTCTTATTTTGAtcctattaaataatatatgatatatttattattattagataataaaaaaatatataataattaatcatttaataatgataaatatgccatataaataagatgatagtataatgtataaaatttttcatatttaataatgtattttaaatatatatttttttttttcttgactaagatatataaataattatcaaaGTAATCTCGAATTAAATGCGT includes these proteins:
- the LOC118344151 gene encoding uncharacterized protein LOC118344151, which produces MVKRWLVNSMDYSLVVNFIRYPTAKQDVLSKEIIGRGTKRGGLYYLDDFDPGRAYHTHHQPSNQERQIWLWHRRLGHPSFGYLRHLLPDLFSSLQPIDFKCDTCIKVKSQRVSYPISLNKTNALFALIHSDVWEPSPITTAASYR
- the LOC108999647 gene encoding uncharacterized protein LOC108999647 → METPTIKHPNLNQTAKVLDLPLKSHTNSHSHSPSFLQHNGFNSSELPISDIEMIAIQSMEYTSLKDLLPLSSLSPTNNSSWYDEIPIKNPLVKHAALAYLQPMSTPREAGDKGFFGRLREQYCSCEGGCLWWLGYVVSIIKEAFRERREILYYADDEGEEDEDDDDDDEKVD
- the LOC108999645 gene encoding pentatricopeptide repeat-containing protein At4g35130, chloroplastic isoform X2; translation: MAITLAHAHFYNSNAPEDVSRKQVETMKTNWKPGLVNNPKISKTASFDRNRSNNVKGLVEPRTLSLTRALSHFVDAGYIEHALYLFEKMNHLDTYIWNVMIKGFTNNGFFREAINVYCRMGYEGVRADNFTYPFVIKACTGLLSLMEGQKVHANIIKIGMDLDVYVCNSLISMFAKMGYIELAERVFGEMPVRDLVSWNSMISGYVAVGNGWSSLVCFFEMQALGMKPDRISMISALGACSLDCCLQSGKEIHCRVLRCGFELDYMVQTSLIDMYGKCGRMDYAERLFDRISPRNIVAWNAMIGGYARNFCPFDSFSCLKGLQDADGLNPDVITMINVLPSCAQLQGKSVHGYALRKGLLPHSVLETALVVMYGECGALNLAERVFGQMTGSNLISWNAMLAAYVQNGWNNEALGLFRGTAREVFDRMLYKDVVSWNTVIMAHAIHGFGKFSVQLFSKMKENGFKPNESTFVSLLSSCSISGMVDEGWEYYNSMKRDYNIDPGIEHYGCMIDLIGRTSNLELAKRFIAEIPLAPTARIWGSLLTASRNNGNIELAELAAKHILSLEHDNTGCYVLLSNMYAEAGRWGDVERIKIHMIKEGLERTKACSVVENNGKTCRFINEDKSHAETNMIYDVLDTITRKIGEDIYVHSVSKFRPSELGKRRANSSQKHSVRLAIAFGLISTKLGSPVLVRKNTRICEACHSAAKKISEFTRREIIVGDSKVFHHFRDGHCSCKDYW
- the LOC108999645 gene encoding pentatricopeptide repeat-containing protein At4g35130, chloroplastic isoform X1 — translated: MAITLAHAHFYNSNAPEDVSRKQVETMKTNWKPGLVNNPKISKTASFDRNRSNNVKGLVEPRTLSLTRALSHFVDAGYIEHALYLFEKMNHLDTYIWNVMIKGFTNNGFFREAINVYCRMGYEGVRADNFTYPFVIKACTGLLSLMEGQKVHANIIKIGMDLDVYVCNSLISMFAKMGYIELAERVFGEMPVRDLVSWNSMISGYVAVGNGWSSLVCFFEMQALGMKPDRISMISALGACSLDCCLQSGKEIHCRVLRCGFELDYMVQTSLIDMYGKCGRMDYAERLFDRISPRNIVAWNAMIGGYARNFCPFDSFSCLKGLQDADGLNPDVITMINVLPSCAQLQGKSVHGYALRKGLLPHSVLETALVVMYGECGALNLAERVFGQMTGSNLISWNAMLAAYVQNGWNNEALGLFRGIWNQPFKLDAFTFASILPTFSELASLREGKQIHDFIIKSELGTNTFILNSIVYMYAKCGDLGTAREVFDRMLYKDVVSWNTVIMAHAIHGFGKFSVQLFSKMKENGFKPNESTFVSLLSSCSISGMVDEGWEYYNSMKRDYNIDPGIEHYGCMIDLIGRTSNLELAKRFIAEIPLAPTARIWGSLLTASRNNGNIELAELAAKHILSLEHDNTGCYVLLSNMYAEAGRWGDVERIKIHMIKEGLERTKACSVVENNGKTCRFINEDKSHAETNMIYDVLDTITRKIGEDIYVHSVSKFRPSELGKRRANSSQKHSVRLAIAFGLISTKLGSPVLVRKNTRICEACHSAAKKISEFTRREIIVGDSKVFHHFRDGHCSCKDYW